The Polyangium mundeleinium genome contains the following window.
GCGCCGGACGAACCGACGCGCCAATCCATCAAGGAGATCCTGGTCGGCCTGCTCTAGTCTTTGCGGCGCAGCTCGTCGATCCAGGCGCGGGCCGAGGCTTCGTCGGGGAACGACTCGATCGGGATGCGGCCGATCTCCAGCCCGAGCAGCCGGGTGGCGCGCAGGATCATGTCGAAGACCGCGCGCTGGTAGAGGTTCGCGCCGAACATCGCGGACGCACGCAGGGTGCCCGCCTGGAAGCTCTTGAAGCCTTGCACCGCCATCGAGGGCGCGTAGTTCGTCAGCTTCGTGAGGTCCGCGATGTAGTAGACGCCGTGCCCGACCTGCTTCGACGCCTTCTCCAGATAGGCGAGCCCCGCGCGCACGTCGTCCGCGGTGACGACGCCGGTGGGGCGGCAAAGGACGAGGTCCGGGGGCTCGAACCGGATGGGGTGGGGGCCCAGGGAGTCCCAACCGTCGCTCGGCGTTTGCATGGGTGTGCTTTTCTAGCTTTGGCGGCGCAATTCGTCGATCCAGGCGCGGGCCGAGGCTTCGTCGGGGAACGTCTCGATCGGCAGGCGCATCATCGGGAGCCCGAGCCGACGCGCGGCCCGCAGGACCGCGCTGTTTTGCATGCGCTGCTGGAAGTTCGCCCCGAAGATCGCCGTGCCGCGCATGTACTGTGTCGGCCGCGAATTGAAGATCTGGAGCGACGTGGAGATCGCGTACCCCGTGATCCTCGACGAATCCCCGAGATAAAAGATGCTGCGTCCGAGCTGGGCCGCGCGCTTCTCGCTGAAGTCCAGCACACCGCGTACGTCAGCGCCGGAAAGATATCCGTTGGGCCGGCAGAGGACGATGTCCGGGGGCTCGAACCGGATGGGGTGCGCCCCGATGTAGCTCCAATCGTCGCTCGGCGTGTCCAACGGAGGCTCCTCCAGCTTCACAGATGAACGGACCCCCGCCTCGGTTCAATGTGGCCGCGCGCGGGTCGCAATGCTCCCGGAAGTTTCGTCACGCGGCCGAGTCGAGTAGAATCCCAGGCTTGCCGCGGCGGCGTTGATGACTTCCACCTGCCTGAAGTGCAAATCTCCTCTCGGCTCCGGCGCGACCGGCCGGGTGACGTGTCCTTCCTGTGGGCACGTGAACGACGTCCGCCCAGCCCCGGGCCTGCCGCCGCGGCCCACCGGGATCGGCGCCGCGGCCGTCGGTCCTTCGGCGCCGAAGCCCCCCGCGCCGCGCCCGCTCGCGCCGCCGCGCGTGGGCAACGCCTTCGCGGCGCCCGCGAAGCCGACTCTGCCGGTGGGTAACGCCTCCACGGCGCCCGCGAGCCCGCCTCTGCCGGTGGGCAACGCCTTCGCGGCGCCCGCGAAGCCGCCTCTGCCGGTGGGGAACGCCTTCGCGGCGCCCGCGAGCCCGACTCTGCCGGTGGGGAACGCCTTCGCGGCGCCCGCGAGCCCACCTTTGCCGGTGGGCAACGCCTCCGCGGCGCCCGCGAGCCCGACTTTGCCGGTGGGCAACGCCTCCGCGGCGCCCGCGCAGCCG
Protein-coding sequences here:
- a CDS encoding STAS/SEC14 domain-containing protein, giving the protein MQTPSDGWDSLGPHPIRFEPPDLVLCRPTGVVTADDVRAGLAYLEKASKQVGHGVYYIADLTKLTNYAPSMAVQGFKSFQAGTLRASAMFGANLYQRAVFDMILRATRLLGLEIGRIPIESFPDEASARAWIDELRRKD
- a CDS encoding STAS/SEC14 domain-containing protein; the protein is MDTPSDDWSYIGAHPIRFEPPDIVLCRPNGYLSGADVRGVLDFSEKRAAQLGRSIFYLGDSSRITGYAISTSLQIFNSRPTQYMRGTAIFGANFQQRMQNSAVLRAARRLGLPMMRLPIETFPDEASARAWIDELRRQS